From Triticum aestivum cultivar Chinese Spring chromosome 4A, IWGSC CS RefSeq v2.1, whole genome shotgun sequence, a single genomic window includes:
- the LOC123083324 gene encoding probable carboxylesterase 5, producing the protein MHANKENDGRNISVDMYPFIREYKDGSIERFLRSPFVLASSDQAGNRGVATRDVVVDKATGVSVRLFLPSRAAETAGRNRLPLVLYVHGGSFCTESAFGRTYHRYATSLAASAGALVVSVEYRLAPEFPIPAAYDDAWAALQWAASLSDPWLASYADTARTFLAGDSAGGNIVYQTAVRASHEVNDDMMNIAGLIMVHPYFWGANRLPSELAWADDSEGAAAVFPPYGVDRLWPFVTAGQAGNDDPRIDPPASEISSLACRRVLIAVAGKDTLRERGLDMAASMLDHDAPWPWMMQGRREVTVVESEGEDHGFHLYSPLRATSKRLMGSIVEFINQQPNSSPANPMVLGVPTTPFKDVFGYGMAMKSWGTRSSLASNSATYLKIGRVGPSNKISVLLPMPAGNARHKRPFSAAVPWSCVINNFF; encoded by the coding sequence ATGCATGCAAACAAGGAGAACGACGGACGTAACATCTCCGTGGACATGTACCCGTTCATACGCGAGTACAAGGACGGAAGCATCGAGCGTTTcctacgcagcccattcgtgctgGCGTCGTCGGATCAGGCCGGCAACCGTGGAGTGGCAACGAGGGACGTCGTCGTCGACAAGGCCACCGGCGTGTCTGTGCGCCTGTTCCTCCCGTCCCGTGCCGCCGAGACCGCAGGCAGGAATCGGCTTCCTCTCGTCCTCTACGTCCATGGCGGCTCGTTCTGCACGGAGAGCGCTTTCGGCCGTACGTACCACCGCTACGCGACCTCCCTCGCCGCCAGCGCCGGAGCCCTCGTCGTGTCGGTGGAGTACCGTCTAGCGCCGGAGTTCCCCATACCTGCGGCCTACGACGACGCGTGGGCCGCGCTCCAGTGGGCGGCGTCCTTGTCCGACCCGTGGCTGGCCAGCTACGCCGACACTGCACGCACGTTCCTGGCCGGCGACAGCGCCGGCGGCAACATCGTTTACCAGACCGCAGTCCGCGCCAGCCACGAAGTCAACGACGACATGATGAACATTGCGGGCCTGATCATGGTGCACCCTTACTTCTGGGGAGCCAATCGGCTGCCCTCGGAGCTCGCGTGGGCGGACGACAGCGAGGGTGCCGCGGCGGTGTTCCCACCGTACGGGGTGGACCGGCTGTGGCCATTCGTCACGGCCGGCCAGGCCGGCAACGACGACCCCCGAATCGATCCTCCGGCCTCGGAGATCTCATCGCTGGCTTGCCGCCGCGTGCTCATCGCCGTTGCCGGCAAGGATACTCTGCGGGAGCGCGGCCTCGACATGGCGGCCAGCATGCTTGATCACGACGCGCCGTGGCCTTGGATGATGCAGGGGCGCCGCGAGGTGACGGTGGTGGAGTCGGAGGGCGAGGACCACGGCTTCCACCTCTACAGTCCGCTGAGGGCCACCAGCAAGAGGCTCATGGGGAGCATCGTGGAGTTCATAAACCAGCAGCCCAACTCGTCGCCTGCTAATCCTATGGTGCTTGGAGTGCCGACGACGCCGTTCAAGGACGTGTTTGGGTATGGCATGGCCATGAAGTCCTGGGGCACACGCTCCAGTCTGGCTAGTAACAGTGCTACTTACCTGAAAATTGGAAGGGTTGGGCCATCCAACAAAATCTCAGTTCTACTGCCGATGCCTGCTGGTAACGCTCGTCACAAACGTCCATTTTCTGCTGCTGTTCCGTGGAGTTGTGTGATCAACAACTTTTTCTAG